The Lysobacter helvus nucleotide sequence CAAGTGCGCTTGAAGCGGCGCAGGGCAAACTCGAAAGGCTCGTTTTCGCGGACTTTGACGCTCGGCATACGGTTTCTCTGTTCGGGGATCGGCCGGGTCACGCCCGGCGAGCCGCGTATGATAGCCGCACGGTTTTCCGGGGCGCAACCTCAAATGCCCCGCCGACTGCAGATCCGAACCCCCATGCGCGTCCTAGGCATCGAAACCTCCTGCGACGAAACCGGCGTGGCCGTGTACGACACGGACCGCCCCGGCCCCGATGGACTGCGCGCCCACGCGGTCTACAGCCAGATCGCCCTGCACGCCGAGTACGGCGGCGTGGTGCCTGAACTCGCCAGCCGCGACCACGTGCGCAAGCTCCTGCCGCTCGTCCGACAGACCCTGGCCGAGGCCGGCATCGCCATGCGGGACATCGATGGCGTGGCCTATACGGCCGGTCCGGGCCTGGTCGGCGCGCTCCTCGTGGGGGCCGGCGTGGCCCGTTCGCTGGCCTGGGCGCTGGATGTCCCGGCCATCGCGGTCCATCACATGGAGGGGCACCTGCTGGCGCCCCTGCTCGAGGATCCGGACCTCAAGCCCCCGTTCGTGGCCCTGCTGGTGTCCGGCGGCCACACCCAGCTGATCGAAGTCGACGCCATCGGGCGCTATCGCCTGCTGGGCGAAACCCTCGACGACGCCGCGGGCGAGGCCTTCGACAAGACCGCCAAGCTGATGGGCCTGCCGTACCCGGGCGGGCCGCAGCTGGCCGCGCTGGCGGAGCAGGGCCGGCCCGGCGCCTACAAGTTTTCCCGGCCGATGACCGATCGCCCCGGCCTGGATTTCAGCTTCAGCGGCCTGAAGACCCAAGTGCTGCTGGCCTGGCGCGACAGCGACCAGTCCGAAA carries:
- the tsaD gene encoding tRNA (adenosine(37)-N6)-threonylcarbamoyltransferase complex transferase subunit TsaD; translated protein: MRVLGIETSCDETGVAVYDTDRPGPDGLRAHAVYSQIALHAEYGGVVPELASRDHVRKLLPLVRQTLAEAGIAMRDIDGVAYTAGPGLVGALLVGAGVARSLAWALDVPAIAVHHMEGHLLAPLLEDPDLKPPFVALLVSGGHTQLIEVDAIGRYRLLGETLDDAAGEAFDKTAKLMGLPYPGGPQLAALAEQGRPGAYKFSRPMTDRPGLDFSFSGLKTQVLLAWRDSDQSETTRADIARGFEDAVVDTLAIKCERALDAAGCDTLVVAGGVGANKRLRAKLDAIATKRGGRVRFPRPALCTDNGAMIAFAGALRLQAGQHSDTAVSVQPRWDMASLPAVPDTANA